In the Telopea speciosissima isolate NSW1024214 ecotype Mountain lineage chromosome 6, Tspe_v1, whole genome shotgun sequence genome, TAAAGATCCCTCGTCACCAtggataggggtgtcaattggtcgtTCTGATTTTGATTAGATTTTTCTCAAACAGTATGTTAAACTGAAAAGCtaaattattaattaataatagGGAGAATGTTACCTGTGCCTgcgtccaggcacatgggcttGCCACTCAGGGGCAGGGTGCCCATTGCACCCATCCCCATGTTCATAGGCGTAACCTGCGCTATGGCATAGAGAATAGCGCCCATTAAAAATAATGTCAAACATCTTTtttgtgataataataatttatttatttttataatttttttcaatttgtatCTGTTTTGTTTGGTCCGATTCGCTTTCGATTGGTTATGACTCAATTTACATCCATTTTTTTTAGTAGAATTTACGCACGTTTCAAGAAACTTAAATTGATAAGGATTCAATTTGATTCGATGCGGTTTGTTCTTAATGGATTTCAACCAATCCAACCGGTTCGAATTGAAAAACAACACCCCTAATCATGGGTTCAGAGAAACTGGGTCTTTTTCTATAAGGTTCTCCTGGTGAGAATTTGTAACTTCAATTCCTATCTAATAtaacgaatttttatcacctccaattcgctgccccctccaatccctcacataggagcaaaaatgaccaccctaccccaccttgggcaatgtgtttgggtagtgggtaaggtggtcatttccactcctatatgagggattggagggaattggagcagACAGAataaatgtgaaaaaaaaactcatgaGAAGGATTTACGGCCTTACGCTAACAtgaggccaatgggagcacacgcACAAGCATTCAAAGGGAAGAACCTGCTGGTCATTTCACTACCCCATGTGAGAGGACATCATTTTCTGTAGAGTAATGGAAAATGACAGACCTTAAAAGGTCATTTACACATTAATAAAATTGGATACAGACACTACAGCGCTTCAGCTGAGGCTGTAAAGAAGTTGAAAACAGGACATTGGGTAGGCTTAATGACAGTACTTCTATCCGTTAAAGCAACCCAACAAAACCAAAGAGATGCACAGGGTTATGAATTATGAACAAGATGATAGGAGTTAAGATCAGCCATTCTCTGAAAGAGATGGAACACCATAACCCAACAGAACCCATCGTCATGGAAACAATTTTACTTGTATCAGTGTATAGCACTTGGATCTTGATTCCTGCCCTGGCATTCTAAATCTCACTTTATTTTTCCTGCATCATCCTACAAAGGAAGCCAAAAAATTGTGAAGTTTGGGATCTTCAGATTGGGTAAATTTGAGCTCCAGTTTTCATACATGGAATCCCCCACCCAGCATAAGCACTTGAAGATGCAATTGGAGAAAAAGAATTGACTTAAAATCACAACTACAGTTACATATAAATAATAGAGTGAACCTATCTTTCTTTacttccaccccccccccccttacaaaaaacaaacaaaaaaacacttTTTCCTGCAAAAGACAGAACCCATAAGAAGCAGCTAAGGCTACCAGATTTACAGAGTAAACGTATTTCAAACACATACAATCGGGCACACGATGAAGATGAAAGGTTGCTTCACCCCATCAATGAAAACACCAATGAAAACATCCCTAAATTGAGTTTGAAACAAACTGCTCAAACACCTACATCCAAAAAGACAAATTAGCTCCAAATTCTTCCTGATGGCACTGGCAGTTGAAGCCGTTATGCCCCACCCACATGGTTTTATACCTACCGAGCCACTCTTGGACCCCGCATGCCGAATCCATGCTTTGCCTTCTCGACTCTGTCCAAAAATTGCAATACAAATGCTTTaggatgaatttttttcttcaataagATGATATCAACAATGAATTCGTTTTAAAGAATATTTTATAAGTTCCTAATTCTAGTTTGTGGGATACAATGGTAATTCAAAAACaattaaagggaaaagagaTGGATCACTGCTCCCATAGATTTTATGACAACCTGGTAAAAGGAAAAACCAAACAGAAATGATAATGAAAAAACAGCAAAACTATCCATGTTTTATTTTCCAATAATTAAGTGACCATTGAAATCTTagattttctttatattttcctCCACTAGAATAGGAATGCCTACTGTCAGACCTCTCCTGGATCCCTTGTGTTAATTATTGTGGTCAAATCAATACATAGGATGCTAAATTCACAAGGGCATACCCACCGCACGAGGCTCCctccactgcagggtctgggaaggtcataatgtacgcagccttacccccgcttagCGGAGAGACCGTTTCCCAACTCAAACCACAACCACcaagtcacaatggagcaaccttaccgttgcaccaaggcccaccttCTAAATTCATAAGGCCCTACATTTATACTTGCCAAGATGAGCCAATGAGTTTGAAACAGTAAAACTGGTGTgaattatcaaaagaaaaaacaaaatcaaatttatgTGAAGGGTAGcacccaaaagaaaattaatgtCAAGGGAGAAGATGCATGGATTcacgatatatatatatatatttttatcaaaattcGGTATAGGTTTTTTTATATTAGAATTGATGTCAATGAGGAATCACAATATTAGAAGCCAAGAACCTGCCTAGAAACATGTGACGGCTATTAAAGGTACATCATTATATTTCAATGAAGAAAACATGGAATAGCCACAAGTTACTTTATAAGCTCAAATAGCATTTTaaatttccataaaaaaactAGGTGCTCTCAAGAAAAAAATGTCCCTACAGAACAAAGTAACAGCAAGACCTTGAAGCTAGGGATTGATATGATAATGATAACCTTAGTTGTCCAATCTTTAATTATTTTCCCATGGTACCAGAAAGAAAACTTGAAGGACATGGTTAAACTGATTTGGTCACAATAGGCCAAGAATTTCTCAAATGTGGAACCAATTAACCATCTGTCTACACAACCATGAAAATTTATACAGCATGAGCCTTCTAATTCTCAATCTTTGATGCCCAATAAAAGTACTACAATAACTAAATGAGCTAACAAAATGCTAATTCatgattaaaaaacaaataaaggaCATTCTTTGGAGGGTATTGGAACTTACGTCGGGGCAAGTTTACCAAGGCTATCAAGCTCTTCTCCAGAGTCCTCATCCACAACTCTCCCAGAAATCTCAACAATATAGGATTTATCTCTAGTGGTTGGGAGTCCCCTGCCAGCAAGTAAATCCAAATCTTTTTGATGAAGCTCTCTTCCATTCAAAAAAACCCTAGTATTTCCACCAGCACAGTTTTCGGGCATTGGATAGTTGAATTCTTCAATAAATGgctgagaaacaaaaaaaaaaaaaaaaaaatgcttggTCAATATAATCAGCAACAATACCTCAATAACGAAATACTGGATGTTACAAATATATGCCTACGGATTGCTCCATCTTACAGGTATAATGCCAAGACAAGGCTGACCCATCACACCCCAAAATCCAGCTCGGAAGTCATACCTGTTTCAAGACAGATGAAAGAGCAAAAGAGAATGACTACCCTTCACAGGAAATAGAAAATATAACTCTAATGAACAAACTTGcaacataaaaaaattacaaaaaaaatttaaattttgaagaTCATTGTAAAGATTATCTCAGAACTTTAATTAATATGCTAATATTTAATGGTGTACTTGTTGTCACCACattggtggtttttttttttttttcttttttttggtaaccatgTATCACCTCAAACTAAGCAGTATGCCAAATTCTCCTGAAAAAAATTTGCTGTGTTCAAGTTTGCTGGGTATAATCCAGTACCCtttacaagaagaaaaagttgCAAACGCATTTTGCGTTGCCAGTCCCAAGCCCAGGTATCACAAAACCCCACAGCCAATCATATTTGCATGAATCCCATCTGTTTTGAATGGCGAAACAGGATTTGTGTAGCCATCCCCATTTGGTTGGGATGGCTTCATTTAGATGATTTGTTCTCTCATTACAATAAAGCCGCAGGTTActactttttcttctccttttctcctctgAAGGTAGTGTTACTTACCATGACAGATACACACATACACATCCAAAGGTTTCTTTTATTAGCCTGTTATcagcataaaataatataagacTGTTCATACCACCTATACAATGCAAGAATGTAAGATAAGAATGCAATTAAACTGGAATGTGTTAGTATAGTATGCTTACCAGAATTGTCCAGGATGAACAGGTCCAGCTAGCTTTTCAGCCTTCCTGACTAACCGATCTGGAATAGGATGTCCATTAATAGACACATTATTAGCTTTGTCATTCTCGACTGATTTATTAGATTTCGATGATTCCCTGTAGCTCTTCTTAATAATGCTGGCAAAGAATGATTCAAGAGCCTTGCTGATCCCCGGTTGATCTTCCTCTTTGTTTGCCTCCCCAGAATCCTGAGACGTCACAGTATTTGAAAACTCATTGAATGAAACCTCCATCTCAGTAGCTACTGATGCATCTTTCAAAGAATCTTGCCTAACCATGTTCTCCTGACTCAAACGTTTACTCCTGCTCCCCTTTTCTAATTTGCTCACCACATGATCAGAAGACAGATGATCAGGTTGCCCCTGAAGGGGTGATCCCGGAACTGGAGGAGTCACATTTTCTCTCAAAGGCAAGTCTGCTGtgttggacatctctctcctagTAATTACACTATCTGAGCTCTCATCATCAGAGGGACTTGAGGATGAAGAAAGCTGACCATGCACCTTCCCAGACTCGCTTAAGTTCAACCTCTGGTCTTCTGCCAATAAATCATGCTCAGGATCTGTAAACTTAAAGTAATGTGAGTTATCAAAGTCATCAGCGTAGGAGTTCACACTAGTCTCATTTGTGTAACCATTATTAGACGTAGGGCCTTCTTTCACTTCCTCACTAGAACCACCATGCACCTCTGGAGGAGTTTGTTTGGTTTCAGCAGGAACAGAAACAAGCAGCCTTTTGTTCTCAACCACAATTGGGTTTACAGTAGAGCAGGAACCACACCGAACTTTCCATTCATTCCTCTCCATTAAAAGAAGTTTCTTAGGTAGTCGCAGCAACTCAAAGCAATTGTGGCATGTTATAAATGGTGCACCACCAGCTATGGGTCGGAAACGGCGTCCATTCCAATTTGCTAGCACCATCCTTTGTGGGCGACCTCGATTAAAACCACCCATGTCAGAATCAAGTAGAATCGGCCTTCTTGCATGGTCATCTGGTTCGTGAGAATACACAGGAGGATTGAAAACTCTAGGATTATAACCCAGTGAACCAAATGGAACAGAAGTTTCAAGATGGTTGACAATGGAACAGGTTGGAACATCTGGGTACCTCCTATTGCTGAAAACAGGAGGGTGGATTTGCCCAGGTACTTGCCAATGTTTGTTGTAGCAATGAAAGCAAGAGCATGCAGTCTGATCAAAGAGGGAATTATGCGGATACAGTGCCATGGGATCCGAATCAACATCCACATGGTGCCGAGAAAAGTATTCATGAGATGACCTTTGAGAGTATTTGAAGGCAGGTTGATGAGGAGCTCTCCTGAGCACTTGGGGTCCAAATGGATCACCGAAACCAGGAATCTCATTTGGGGTGTGCAACGGAGGATGGAAATTCTGCTGCATATCTACATGATGCCTATTCATCAAAGGAATAGGTTCATGTCCATGATTTTGGTAAGGTGGCCTGGGGATGTGTTTATCTGGAGCAAAAGATGCCACGGAAGCTCTACTTGGTCCCGGCAGGCCCTCTGGAGGCCAGGTACCATGACCGCCGTAAGGatctggaggaggaggaggaggaagaggaaccaTTCTCCTAGCTACAGGTAccctttcttttggtttctcCGCTATATCACAAGATCTACTAAGTTGATCTTTCAGCTCATCCAGTTTTCTCAGAAGCTCTGCTCGATCTTGCTCAAGGTACTCGACTCTACTGGGTCCATCGAGGTTGCTCTGGTTCTTTACTGGCTCGCCATAGCCATAAGACGAACCCCGGTGGTAGTTTGATGGGCCTTCGTTAGGATACTGCAGAGTTGGAAATCTAACATCTTCAACCAAGGGTCTATGGGTTCTCCGAGATGCCAACGACCCCTTCATCTCACTGCTCCAATTATCAGGAATTTGCCCGGGCCCCCAAGGCCTGCTCCCACTTGCAGTTTTAAATTTAACTTCACCAACCTCTTTCCCCATTAGGGCTTTAGCCAATTCGACCTTGTTCAAATTCATTTCTTCTAACACCTCGACCCAGTCCTCGGCCGGAGCTTTGGAGGCATACCTATACTTAGGTTCCTTATCAACCA is a window encoding:
- the LOC122664928 gene encoding uncharacterized protein LOC122664928 isoform X1, translated to MAEETKVRVVRCPKCENLLTELPDFTVYQCGGCGAVLRAKKRTSASDTSSEKSDEERNRPRGNSGEKERVFDQGKINLSDASGLDRESDGPELERRRRRPVALSERAASSNYTSSSGPENRDIESDNHGGRVETMVDKEPKYRYASKAPAEDWVEVLEEMNLNKVELAKALMGKEVGEVKFKTASGSRPWGPGQIPDNWSSEMKGSLASRRTHRPLVEDVRFPTLQYPNEGPSNYHRGSSYGYGEPVKNQSNLDGPSRVEYLEQDRAELLRKLDELKDQLSRSCDIAEKPKERVPVARRMVPLPPPPPPDPYGGHGTWPPEGLPGPSRASVASFAPDKHIPRPPYQNHGHEPIPLMNRHHVDMQQNFHPPLHTPNEIPGFGDPFGPQVLRRAPHQPAFKYSQRSSHEYFSRHHVDVDSDPMALYPHNSLFDQTACSCFHCYNKHWQVPGQIHPPVFSNRRYPDVPTCSIVNHLETSVPFGSLGYNPRVFNPPVYSHEPDDHARRPILLDSDMGGFNRGRPQRMVLANWNGRRFRPIAGGAPFITCHNCFELLRLPKKLLLMERNEWKVRCGSCSTVNPIVVENKRLLVSVPAETKQTPPEVHGGSSEEVKEGPTSNNGYTNETSVNSYADDFDNSHYFKFTDPEHDLLAEDQRLNLSESGKVHGQLSSSSSPSDDESSDSVITRREMSNTADLPLRENVTPPVPGSPLQGQPDHLSSDHVVSKLEKGSRSKRLSQENMVRQDSLKDASVATEMEVSFNEFSNTVTSQDSGEANKEEDQPGISKALESFFASIIKKSYRESSKSNKSVENDKANNVSINGHPIPDRLVRKAEKLAGPVHPGQFWYDFRAGFWGVMGQPCLGIIPPFIEEFNYPMPENCAGGNTRVFLNGRELHQKDLDLLAGRGLPTTRDKSYIVEISGRVVDEDSGEELDSLGKLAPTCLSSLFQTQFRDVFIGVFIDGVKQPFIFIVCPIVCV
- the LOC122664928 gene encoding uncharacterized protein LOC122664928 isoform X2, translated to MAEETKVRVVRCPKCENLLTELPDFTVYQCGGCGAVLRAKKRTSASDTSSEKSDEERNRPRGNSGEKERVFDQGKINLSDASGLDRESDGPELERRRRRPVALSERAASSNYTSSSGPENRDIESDNHGGRVETMVDKEPKYRYASKAPAEDWVEVLEEMNLNKVELAKALMGKEVGEVKFKTASGSRPWGPGQIPDNWSSEMKGSLASRRTHRPLVEDVRFPTLQYPNEGPSNYHRGSSYGYGEPVKNQSNLDGPSRVEYLEQDRAELLRKLDELKDQLSRSCDIAEKPKERVPVARRMVPLPPPPPPDPYGGHGTWPPEGLPGPSRASVASFAPDKHIPRPPYQNHGHEPIPLMNRHHVDMQQNFHPPLHTPNEIPGFGDPFGPQVLRRAPHQPAFKYSQRSSHEYFSRHHVDVDSDPMALYPHNSLFDQTACSCFHCYNKHWQVPGQIHPPVFSNRRYPDVPTCSIVNHLETSVPFGSLGYNPRVFNPPVYSHEPDDHARRPILLDSDMGGFNRGRPQRMVLANWNGRRFRPIAGGAPFITCHNCFELLRLPKKLLLMERNEWKVRCGSCSTVNPIVVENKRLLVSVPAETKQTPPEVHGGSSEEVKEGPTSNNGYTNETSVNSYADDFDNSHYFKFTDPEHDLLAEDQRLNLSESGKVHGQLSSSSSPSDDESSDSVITRREMSNTADLPLRENVTPPVPGSPLQGQPDHLSSDHVVSKLEKGSRSKRLSQENMVRQDSLKDASVATEMEVSFNEFSNTVTSQDSGEANKEEDQPGISKALESFFASIIKKSYRESSKSNKSVENDKANNVSINGHPIPDRLVRKAEKLAGPVHPGQFWYDFRAGFWGVMGQPCLGIIPPFIEEFNYPMPENCAGGNTRVFLNGRELHQKDLDLLAGRGLPTTRDKSYIVEISGRVVDEDSGEELDSLGKLAPTVEKAKHGFGMRGPRVAR